The window CTTCCTGCCTCAATGACTGCTCGTGCTCTGCTTATGCTTACGACAACAAAGTATGTTCGGTTTGGAATGGAGAGTTGTGGAATCTACAAACGCTTGCTGAAAACGAGGGTAATGGCAGCAATATTTATATCAGACTTGCTGCTGAAGAGTTTGCCAGTGGTGATAGAAGCGCAGAAAAGACTATTGGTGTGGTTATTATGGGTTCGGTTGCTGCTATAGTTGTTTTGGGCATAGTTATCTTCTTCGTTACGAGGAGGCGAAAGATGTCGAAGAATGTGGAAGGTTATTTGGTTGCTTTCATGTACCGGGACCTGCAACAGGCGACCAAAAACTTCTCGGAGAAACTAGGAGGTGGGGGGTTTGGTTCTGTTTACAAAGGGAGGTTGCCTGATTCAACGTTGGTCGCGGTTAAGAAGCTCGATAGTATCAGCCAAGGAGAGAAGCAATTCCGGATGGAAGTAAGCACGATTGGGAACGTTCAACATGTTAACCTTGTCCGTCTTCGCGGGTTCTGCTCCCAAGGAAACAAGAAGTTGCTGGTTTACGATTACATGCAAAACGGCTCTCTGGATTCCATTCTTTTCCATCATAATGATTCAAAATCTGTTTTGGACTGGAAAACCAGGTACCAAATTGCCATAGGAATTGCTCGGGGCTTGGCTTATTTACACGACATGTGTCGCGACTGCATCGTCCACTGCGATATAAAACCTGAAAACATCCTTCTAGATTCCGGGTTCTGTCCCAAGGTGGCAGATTTCGGGCTGGCAAAACTCATGGGTCGAGATTTCAGTCGGGTGTTGACAACAATAAGAGGTACAATAGGGTATCTTGCTCCGGAATGGATATCGGGAGTAGCCATAACGCCAAAAGCGGATGTTTATAGCTACGGGATGATGCTATTCGAGTTGATATCAGGACGAAGAAACTCTGGAGATGGGAGAATAATGTACTTCCCGATTTGGGCTGCGAATTTGGCCGTAGAAGGGGGAGATATTATGAGGCTATTGGATGCTAGAGTGGATAGAGAAAGTGTCGAACCTGAGGAAGTGATGAGAACTTGTAGGGTGGCTTGCTGGTGCATACAAGACTGGGAAGGGCATAGGTCGACAATGGGTCAAGTGGTTCAGGTCCTTGAAGGGGTTATAAACGTAGAACAGTCTCCGGTTCCACGGGTTCTCCAAGGCATGGTTGAAGACGATGAAAGCTTGTATTTATTCGAAGAATCATATTCTtctaattcaaacaaaacctcTCAAGCCAAAGACACATCTTCTTCTGGTCATTCTCATCCCTAAAGCATTTCTCCATCCAAGAGTGCATGTCTTGAAATAAATGGATCAGTTAATCTAACGAATGGTAATTAAACAGAGTTTATATTCGTCTAGGGTTTGATTCCGTTGAACAAATAGAGTTATAGATAACTTCCTTGATTTTCTGTACTGCCGTATTTTctatgttaaatattaatataagggTCTGTATTTTGTTTTACTAGTGTCCGTTGCTTAATGATAAAGTATTGTTACCGAATTAATTGCAATTCACAAAATCTGCCACTTTTTTCGGTTGCAAAAGAGATTATGGTAATGgacaattttgtttttatgatttaattgtATCATCACCTTGTGCACAAAATGATTTAGACACCTTATTAGGGATGGCCCTGGATAAGCCAAGAAAGTCTAGGGTTAGGGCAGACCAACTTTAGGGCATGCCAACCCTCcatccaaaattaattaataaagacaaACTTAGGGCAGTCCAACCTAAATTTATTCATAAGCCACCACAAGAGGTTAAAGACACATTGTTTctaatttttatgtatataagACACTGGTCAAAaccggttttgaccctataactttcggtatagacacattaccgaaggttttggtaactctcgccatccatcgatattattattattttttatatctaatttaaGAACTATGTTGTTTTCATATAATggatttatattaattttcttattcgTAAATAATTGAActcaaataagaaaattaatataaatccATAAAACAACATAGTTGttaaattagatataaaaaataataataatcctagAGTGGCCAAGTAGGTATAAGCACCTATGCTAAAAGTTGATAAGagtatttcttaaaaattaagtgaaattTTATTCTAGTTTCctacattaatataatatgtatatttaaggtataatatagtttaataagagatattttatttttaaatattaatagagaTTCATACTCTTTATTAAAGGTTAAAATATCATCAATCAAGATTCAAAATTGAAGACCAACCACTCATCTCTCAACAGACATTTGAGTTTCTGCAAGAGACTCTGTATACCCATAATGTATACCCATAATCTGAGAGTTCTACATTAAATATGATGACTTGTAACCTTTCACttactattttcttattataaataatataaatgtaaatattaattattaactctATAACAATATAACTTTAGTCTATCATTTCACTTATTGTCATATTTTCTACcttcttcatttaatttactctaccttcttcatttaatttactttaacttttttttaattaaagtaaaattagcACTAATGGTCTCTCACTTAAACTGAAACCACTTCCATATGGAATCGAACCCGTAATATTTTGGTCTTTTAAATCGACTTTTATCACTAGGCTATCTTGGTGGGTAATTTACTTTAACTTGGTATTAGAGCATTTGCAAGGGTTAACACCCACAATCCTATCAACCACAAAGGTTAGCGCTTCTTAAAACATTCTTATCGATCAATTACATATTTCTCGTCACGTCACTTTTGTTAAacacttttctttttctttaaatcacaaaaattatctctataaataatttctaaacttATATTTCATATCTTCCACCATCATTTTCTCAATATTTTCACATTCAACACCACACATTCTTGAAATCACATCATTCCCAACATCTTAATCTTCACGGCCATCAAACTTCTTATTCAGCTGTCATCTCACATTTTCTACATATGTCCAAATATAAAAGTTGATCATAACTTCAAAGTATTTTTTATCGACGGTTAAAGTAAAAGTTGAAAAATTCATTATCGACTGTTAAAGTCGATGCCGACTGTAAAAGTCGAGAAATCATTATCGACTATTAAAATTGATGTCGACTATTAAAAGTCGAGAAAATCATTACCGATCGTAAAAGTCGATGTCAATTGTAAAAAGCCGAGAATCATTACCAACTATTAAAGTTGATACCAACTATAAAAGTCAAGAAAATCATTACTAACTATTTGACTGGAAAACAAAGACGAATGTCATTTGGATCATCTTAATCGAAAAGAAAGTCAGAATTACTAGACTTGGTGCATTATGATGTATGTGGGCAATGAAGTCATGATCACTTGATGGTGCATACTACTTTGTAACTCTCATTGATGACTATTCCTGAAAGGTTTGGGCATATACATTGAAGACGAAAGATCAAGTGCTAGACACATTCAAAGTGTTTCTAGCCTCAGTTGATAGGGAAACgggaaaaaatgaaatttattcgaacggataacgggggagagtatatTGGGTCTTTTGATGAGTATTGTCGATAGTAAGGTATTCGCCACCGAACATTGCCTCTGAAAATACCGTAATTAAATTGGTTGGCTGAAAAAATGAATAGGACACTGGTGGAAAGAGTGAGATATATGATTTTACAAGAAAAATTGCCAAAATACTTTGGGGGTGAGCCATTGAGTACAATGGTACATGTGTTAAATCTCACACCATGTGTTCCTTTGAACTTTGATGTGTTGAACTATGTTTGGAGTgctaaaaatgttttttatgatCATCTTCAATTATTTGAGTACATGGCTTTCGTGCATGTTCTcaaagatgagaggtcaaagTTGGAAGACAAGACCAAGAAGTGTGTGTTTGTCGGCTATGTACTAGATTTGTTTGAATATTGGTTCTTTGATCTGATTAATTAGAAGCTTATTCGTAGTTTTGATGTATTTATAGAAGATTATACCATTGAAGATATTGACAAGGTAAATGAGGTTGTTCACACTCAAGTAAATGAGGAGATGGTTGAAATGAATCCAATTCCAGTTACTCCTAAGTCAATAAGCGCCAACAACGATCAAACTAAAAATCAAGGTATGGATTTACATGCTGATAATCTTTTAACTACTAATGATTTTGTTGATGTTGGTTTTAACAGTGAAGCTAATGTTGGAAATAAAAATCAGCAATGGAATGAAAATGTTGATGAGTCAATTTCTTCTGATGAACCAAGACGGTCTACTCGAGAGAGACGTCATTCAGTTGGATACCCATCAAATGAGTTTGTATTTTTCACTGATGCTGAAGAACTCGAGAATTTTCAAGAAACATtagaaagtgaaaataaaaaaggaatgGATGAATGTCATGGAGGATGATATGCAATCTCTTTGTGAGAATAATACTTTTGAGATAACAAATTTACCTAAGGGAAGAAGGCTTTGAAAAATCGATGGATTTATCGGTTGAAGTAAGATGAGCATACTTCATAGCCTAGATATAAGGTTGGGTTGGTTATAAAAGGCTTCTCGCAAAGAAAATGTATTGATTTTGGCGAAATCTTTGCTCATGTGGTAAAAATACAATCTTTTGTGTGGTTCTTGGTTTAGATACTAGCCTTAGTCTAAAGGTTGaacaaatggatgtgaaaacaTCATTTATTCATTGAAATTTAGAAGATATATATGGAGCAACCAGAGGAGTTTcaagaaaaaatgaaagaagactATGTTTGTAAATTAGTGAAGAgtctttacggtttgaaacaagcaccGGGACAATGGTATTAGAAGTCCAGTTCAGTTATGGTTGAACATGGGTACAAGATGAATAAAATAGATCATTGCATTTTTGTGCAAAAATTTTTTGAcgatgattttattattattctgctatatgtagatgatatgctgattgttggaagaaacattttaaaaatgagTAAGTTAAAAGAGACTTTGAGTAAGTCGTTTACCATGAAAGACTTAAGACCAGTACGTCAAATTATTGGGATTTGAATTATCCGTGATCAAGATATAATAAAGTTGCATTTGTCACAAGAGATGTACATTGATAAAAGTTATTCGACGATTCAATATGGACAAAGATAAAGTAGTGAGTATTCCTTTAGCTTCTCACTTTAAGCTTACTCATATTGGTTGTCCTTCTACGAATGATAAGAAGTTTTTTATAAAGAAcattttatattctttaatCGTTGGTAGTAGTATGTATGTTATGGTTTGTACTAGACCTGATATAGAGCACGTTGTTGGTTTGGTGAGTGGATATTTATCAAATCTAGGAAGACATCATTGAGAAGTCATGAAGTGGATTATCAGATATCTCCAGGAAACGACGAATCTTCAACTAACTTTGGGATGTGAGAAACCTATGTTAATTGGATATACTAATTTAGATATGGCAAGAAACTTGGATAATCGAAAATCTACTTCAGGATATATGGTGAGTTTTGTCGGGGGAGATGTGTCTTGGCAATCTAAATTTCAAAAGTATGTTGCTCGATCTTTCTCCTACTGAAGCCGAGTTTATAGCTATAGTTGAGGTACCAAAAGAGTTAGTTTGATTGTAAGCATTAAAGATCtaaatacccaatttataaaattaaaataattattttgatttattttcaaataaataaaatcaaaataattaaccccaaggacaaaaaccaattaaaataattaattagattaattattgtaataattaaaatttaattgattaaggAAAATGgccataaacaaaaaaaaaaatatttgggataAATTGTGTACTcgttttatgttaaaataattttagaaaaaatcaatggattaaaaaaataatttaagatgaaatgATGTAGCCATTTCATCCccgaaaattatttatttaatcctaaaatatacaaaacaaaataaaataaattgacaaaaaaaatcatatttatttttaaaactttgtgtcttttaaaagaaaaaattaaagtcaaaatggtaaaataaaagtcaatttcaaataaattcttaaggttttaaataataataataattcagatATCATGTGTGGACGTAATTGTGAAAAACGGCTACAACCAGAACCAGGACTATCTGATGAGTGTTGGATCTTCTGCTGCAATTGAGGGAACGCGCGCATGCGCCGCATTTGATCAGGTAACGTTCTAATAGCTGAATCGCAACAGAATAGTCAGATCGCAGCGAAATGTGGACGGAACGTGGATAGAACGCTATGCGTCCGCGTTTACGCtcaaaatgacgtcgttttgagTCCCAATTGTCTTCTTTCTCACGATCGCCAAAAGGATAAGAACTGTCGccatatttcatttttcaaagatggactCAGTCGTTTCTCAACCATTTTGGCTGATTCGAAAGGTAAAATCACCCAaccacggtgatcatttcccctacatctATAGACATTAATATAACATACTTTGGCAATTtagatgaagaacaacaaaaaCTCCATTTATGACTTTTGGTAGATTAAATCCACTTGAAGCCTCCAATCGACCTCGgtaggctataaatagcctccctcaACAATTCTGAAGCCAAGTGAGCCAATCTCCGATTTCAAAtagaaaattacaaaaatttcgTCATTGAAGCTCCAAGCttctagattttttaaaatttcgtgTAAGGCTTTAAAATTTGGATCTAAGCATACAAAAAGTTTCTCTAGGATCTTAGGAGTGTTTTCCAACACTTGGTAAGCTTATAATCATCCTTTGATTCATACTtccaatttgaaattaaattttttatattttagttatcaTAATCTTGTATGATATCtgtttcttgaatttgatgattggaaaacgatcttatgatcatttatgaGATTTCTGTGAAAGACATaaccaatcaatcaattatttttaaaaaattccaaatttgaatttagaaaatcCAAAATTGGGTGTTCTATTATTGGGCTAATCTTCAAGAACAACAGCTCAAAAaacttcccaacatgtttctaatagTGTTGAGCATCtctttggatcatgtttgatccatcccgattatgtttgatcaaaatcatttttttttcaaaataattgaaaattttgttctggta is drawn from Impatiens glandulifera chromosome 3, dImpGla2.1, whole genome shotgun sequence and contains these coding sequences:
- the LOC124930367 gene encoding G-type lectin S-receptor-like serine/threonine-protein kinase At2g19130 is translated as MGMIRKNHMNFSDLFIVFLILFLSLSHQYDLSHGAGWRSNTISANQTLSGDQTIVSSRGVFALGFFKLGKDSNKNYIGIWYNSHPGNQTVVWVANRDKPISDRYSSQLIFLNGNLVLLNESRKPIWSTNISSSSLSSSQVRVVILGDDGNLVLRVDDVSKSIVWQSFDYPVHVCLPGVKLSYNKRTKTHRSLTSWKNSEDPSVGLFSFELDEYNNQYIMRRNGSEQYWTSGPWDGKIFSLVPEMRIGFLYNFSYVNKENESYFMFKMNNPNNISLAFIDVTGQFRVVSWVDGAGWNLFWNQPRSQCDIYALCGGNGACNQITQQFCNCLEGFHPMSQDGWNLNDFSGGCVRNFDLQCGNINNNNNNKRRDGFKLFTNMRLPRNPKSLPDDQMDIKTCVSSCLNDCSCSAYAYDNKVCSVWNGELWNLQTLAENEGNGSNIYIRLAAEEFASGDRSAEKTIGVVIMGSVAAIVVLGIVIFFVTRRRKMSKNVEGYLVAFMYRDLQQATKNFSEKLGGGGFGSVYKGRLPDSTLVAVKKLDSISQGEKQFRMEVSTIGNVQHVNLVRLRGFCSQGNKKLLVYDYMQNGSLDSILFHHNDSKSVLDWKTRYQIAIGIARGLAYLHDMCRDCIVHCDIKPENILLDSGFCPKVADFGLAKLMGRDFSRVLTTIRGTIGYLAPEWISGVAITPKADVYSYGMMLFELISGRRNSGDGRIMYFPIWAANLAVEGGDIMRLLDARVDRESVEPEEVMRTCRVACWCIQDWEGHRSTMGQVVQVLEGVINVEQSPVPRVLQGMVEDDESLYLFEESYSSNSNKTSQAKDTSSSGHSHP